The Hyalangium minutum genomic interval GAGGGTGGTGGGATCCACCTCGCCCTCGGCGCGAGCCTGGGTCCACGCAAGGGCCACCCACAGGGTGACAATCGGAGCAAGACGACGCAGGTGAAGCATGGGACGTTCTCCTCGATAGACGGGCCAGCGTATAGCCAGCCTTCCGACGCTCGGGCAGCGTTTTCTCTTCATCCTCTTCAGGTCGACACCTTCCCCGAAGACCGCCTCGCTGCCTTTCGGCGGGCCGAGCCCTTCTTCCCTCCAGGCACGCTCACGGGCGCCCCCCCTGCCCCCAGTTCCTGATGCTCCACTCCCGGAGCCCCCGCCACCAGCGCCTCCGCGCGCTCGATGATGGGTGTCGCCAGATCTATCCCTGTCGCCGCCTCCATGTCCGGCAGCGCTGGGGAACTGTTCACTTCGAAGACCTTGGGCTGCCCGTTCACGTCCAGCAGATCCACCGCCGCCACCTCCAGCCCCACCAGCCGCGCCGTCCGCTCGGCCGTCACCCGGCACGCCTCCGTCAGCTCCACGCCCTCCAGCCTCGCGCCCTTGATCAGCGTGTGGGACATGCGTCCAACCCTCGGATGGCGCTGCACCGCCGCCACCGCCCGGCCTCCCACCACCAGAACCCGGAAGTCCTTCCCCGTGTTCATCACGTACTGCTGCACCACGAGGTTGTGCCCCAGTCCCAGCACCGCTTCCAGCGCAGCCTCCAGCGACTGCAGGCTCTCGCACACCATCACGCCGTGCTTCTCCTGGCCCTGCAGCAGCTTCACCAGCACCGGGACCCCACCCACCAGCCCCACCATCGCCTTCAGATCTCCGGCGTCCCTCGCCATCACCGTGGCCGGGGTGTCGATGCCGTTGGCGGACAGCAGCTGCAGCGAGCGCATCTTGTTGCGCGACTGTGCGATCCCCTGCGCCGTGTTCATCAGCGGCACGCCCCGGATCCCGAACTGGTTCACCACCGCAAGCCCGTACGTGTTGATGGACTGGGCGATGCGCGGGATCACCACGTCACAGGGCGGCATCCGCTTGCGCTTGTAGAAGAGGTTCGCGGTGCTCCCATCCAGGTGCATCTCCACCCGGCCCGGGTTCAGCACACGCACCTGATGCCCTCGCGCACGCGCGGCCTCCACCAGACGCCGGGTGGACGGAATGGAGGCGGAGCGCGAGAGGATCGTGATCTTCATGGGCAGGGCGGCGCGACTCCTCTTAATCGCCGCCCCGCGCCGGGTAAAGCGACCTCGGTGCTACTTGCGTTGAACGGCGCGGGCCTCGAGCTTGATCGGATTGGTGTTCGTCGAGCCCAGGATGCGGTTGCAGGTATCCCCCTTGAACTCGACACCCGCAGACGTCAGCTCCCAGGTGTTCGGGCCCGACTCCATCGGCGCATCGTTCACATAGACGACAATCAGGCTCGGATCCGAGGGAAGCTGGGCCGCAGTCAGCGCCAGGAGGCACGGATTCGTGTCCCCAATTCTGTTGATGATCTGCGCGAGCGCGTTGGCCAGTTCCTGCTGGTTGGCCGCCTGGTAGAAACGCCGGCCACACAGCTTCGAGACCGGATCACACGTGTCACCCGCGCCACAAGCGTTGTCATCGTTCACACAGTTGCGCGCAAAGCCACCAGCCTCGGCCATGGCGTTGAGCGTCTCCGGGCCCACGCCAGACGCCGTCTCGGCGCCGAAGCCAATCACGATGGTCCGAATGTCCTTCTCCTTCTCGGGATTCCTCAGATTGGTCACCGCCTGCACCGACGCATCCTTGTCGAGGCACCCCAGCGGGCTCGTGCCGCACGTGGCCTGCGTGCAGCGGCAGGTCGCCGGGTTGCCCGCGTTGGGGTTGGCTGAGTTGCAGTT includes:
- a CDS encoding ATP-grasp domain-containing protein gives rise to the protein MKITILSRSASIPSTRRLVEAARARGHQVRVLNPGRVEMHLDGSTANLFYKRKRMPPCDVVIPRIAQSINTYGLAVVNQFGIRGVPLMNTAQGIAQSRNKMRSLQLLSANGIDTPATVMARDAGDLKAMVGLVGGVPVLVKLLQGQEKHGVMVCESLQSLEAALEAVLGLGHNLVVQQYVMNTGKDFRVLVVGGRAVAAVQRHPRVGRMSHTLIKGARLEGVELTEACRVTAERTARLVGLEVAAVDLLDVNGQPKVFEVNSSPALPDMEAATGIDLATPIIERAEALVAGAPGVEHQELGAGGAPVSVPGGKKGSARRKAARRSSGKVST